In Pseudobacter ginsenosidimutans, the following are encoded in one genomic region:
- a CDS encoding helix-turn-helix domain-containing protein → MDVKLTTGGKRVMSFTTEIPALSNHQPLPGARRVFVQADLGTILFSEIGTPWFTIWHQYLNIEKPGSLEAAVDEPLLNLHIVLRGHVRYQFQDNNNLKWSEGQLNLFCSGSLKVKAFFDDMKEYTTLTIRFHRSYLDVYAPYFPALQHFLDRADNGEEAFLSASNTSLTPEMITIIRDMLYSDYTGEVRTLYLRNKVSELLLLAFTRIVPGTAGASDIRLHQYDIDKIREAREYLLQNMEHPLTVIELSHKVGINDFKLKKGFKQLYGVTIFDFLLEARMEKARSLLTETDTPIHEIAFATGYKNVSSFTAAFKKRMGFPPSAMKRNK, encoded by the coding sequence TATTTGTGCAGGCTGATCTGGGCACGATCCTGTTCTCGGAGATCGGCACGCCCTGGTTCACTATCTGGCATCAGTATCTGAACATTGAAAAGCCGGGCAGCCTGGAAGCAGCAGTGGACGAGCCTTTGCTTAACCTTCACATTGTGTTGCGTGGCCATGTTCGTTACCAGTTCCAGGATAACAACAACCTGAAATGGTCAGAAGGACAGTTGAACCTGTTCTGTTCCGGTTCCCTTAAAGTGAAGGCCTTTTTCGATGACATGAAAGAATATACCACACTTACTATCCGTTTCCACCGATCTTACCTGGATGTATATGCGCCATATTTTCCGGCGCTCCAGCATTTCCTGGACCGTGCAGATAATGGAGAAGAGGCATTTCTTAGTGCGTCCAATACCAGCCTCACTCCGGAAATGATCACCATTATCCGTGACATGCTGTATAGTGATTACACGGGAGAGGTGAGAACATTGTACCTGCGCAATAAAGTGTCCGAACTGTTATTGCTTGCCTTTACCCGCATTGTTCCTGGTACTGCCGGCGCTTCCGATATCAGGCTGCATCAGTATGATATCGATAAGATCAGGGAGGCGAGGGAATACCTGCTGCAGAATATGGAACATCCTCTAACCGTGATAGAGCTTTCGCATAAGGTAGGCATCAACGATTTCAAGCTGAAGAAGGGATTCAAGCAATTGTACGGCGTTACCATTTTTGATTTTTTGCTGGAAGCGAGAATGGAAAAAGCGAGATCGCTGCTGACGGAAACAGATACACCGATACACGAAATTGCTTTTGCAACAGGTTATAAGAATGTGAGCAGTTTCACTGCAGCCTTCAAAAAAAGAATGGGATTTCCTCCGAGCGCCATGAAGCGCAATAAATGA
- a CDS encoding RNA polymerase sigma-70 factor, whose protein sequence is MKEQFPGHSGYAYQQEPTTSNETITDPYRPAPAADQDQAMVEELRSGNSQAMISFFNLYYAPLCYFAERMIHDRQAAEDIVEDTFMKLWKKHTDFASIQNIKAFLYITTRNACLNLLKQYQRDAVSRRELAYLNGDSDDFVLNTIIRTEVMAEIYRQIEKLPTQSRKVLKMSVFDNMRNHEIAAALDVSIHTVKNQKVRAMQLLRMNICRNHSGA, encoded by the coding sequence ATGAAAGAACAATTCCCCGGTCATTCCGGCTACGCGTATCAACAGGAGCCAACCACCAGTAATGAAACCATCACAGATCCGTACCGGCCCGCACCTGCCGCTGACCAGGACCAGGCCATGGTAGAAGAGTTGAGAAGCGGCAACTCACAGGCTATGATCTCTTTCTTCAATCTGTACTATGCCCCGCTCTGTTATTTCGCAGAGCGGATGATACACGACAGGCAGGCTGCTGAAGACATTGTGGAAGACACATTCATGAAGCTCTGGAAAAAACATACTGATTTCGCCAGCATTCAGAACATCAAGGCATTTCTCTACATCACCACGCGCAATGCCTGCCTGAACCTCCTCAAGCAATACCAGCGCGATGCAGTTTCGAGAAGGGAGCTGGCTTATCTGAATGGCGACAGTGATGATTTTGTTCTGAACACCATCATCCGCACGGAAGTGATGGCGGAGATCTACCGGCAGATAGAGAAATTACCTACACAATCCAGAAAGGTTTTGAAGATGAGTGTGTTCGACAATATGCGCAACCACGAGATCGCTGCGGCGCTGGATGTGAGCATCCATACGGTGAAGAACCAGAAAGTGAGAGCGATGCAATTGTTGAGGATGAATATCTGCCGCAATCACTCCGGCGCATAA
- a CDS encoding ROK family protein, translated as MNTGLIAGVDIGGTHITASLVDPHTGSIVPGTLIRRAVQSQEAASVVIHAWALAIEAAYIHHPEANSHRRIGIAMPGPVDYEQGICYIKDQGKYDQLYGLNIKEMLAARLGILPEHIRMMNDALCFLKGEIAGGAARGCKSVLGLTLGTGLGSAWFHHNKVVDADLWRMPFKGLIAEDLLASRWFVQRYALQSGLELANTKALVEKLPEDPAIGEIFGEFAGHLADFLETVLPSHPADVVVIGGNIAKSYRLFLPALEIALQQRNINLPVRIATLGEDAHIVGAAANWA; from the coding sequence ATGAATACAGGTCTTATCGCCGGAGTGGATATCGGCGGCACTCATATCACGGCTTCCCTGGTGGATCCGCATACAGGCAGCATCGTTCCCGGTACCCTGATCAGAAGAGCGGTACAGTCGCAGGAAGCGGCATCCGTCGTGATCCACGCATGGGCCTTAGCCATTGAAGCTGCATATATCCATCATCCGGAAGCGAACAGCCATCGCAGGATCGGCATTGCCATGCCTGGTCCCGTGGACTATGAGCAGGGGATCTGTTATATCAAAGACCAGGGCAAATATGATCAGCTCTATGGTCTCAATATCAAAGAAATGCTGGCAGCCCGTTTGGGTATCCTGCCGGAACATATCCGCATGATGAACGATGCGCTCTGTTTCCTGAAAGGAGAGATAGCCGGCGGAGCTGCGCGTGGCTGCAAAAGCGTACTGGGACTTACCCTGGGAACAGGGCTTGGCTCTGCCTGGTTCCATCATAACAAAGTGGTGGATGCCGATCTCTGGCGAATGCCTTTTAAAGGACTGATTGCCGAAGATCTGCTGGCCTCACGCTGGTTCGTTCAACGGTACGCGTTACAATCGGGGCTGGAGCTGGCCAATACCAAAGCACTGGTGGAAAAATTACCGGAAGACCCCGCCATCGGCGAGATATTCGGTGAGTTTGCCGGGCATCTGGCGGACTTCCTGGAAACAGTGCTGCCATCCCATCCTGCTGATGTTGTGGTGATTGGCGGTAATATCGCCAAAAGTTACCGGCTCTTCCTGCCTGCCCTGGAAATTGCCCTGCAGCAAAGGAATATCAACCTCCCGGTACGCATCGCAACACTGGGAGAAGATGCCCATATTGTGGGCGCTGCCGCCAACTGGGCCTGA
- a CDS encoding tagaturonate reductase: MNLSRQTIVSITSPEVNVPAPSYFDLPEKVLQFGTGVLLRGLPDFFIDKANKQGIFNGRVVVVKSTRGGDSDAFAQQDGMFTLCVRGVENGETISENIVNASISRMLSARFDWPKILECAQNPDMEIVVSNTTEVGIELVLEDTRATPPGSFPGKLLAFLYARYKAFNGDPNKGMVIIPTELIPDNGTRLKKICQQLAVFNDLPSPFMKWLDECNDFCNSLVDRIVPGKLPALEQQEMEKATGYKDALMIKSEVYRLWAIESGSERVKHILSFREADPGVVIAPDINVFRELKLRLLNGSHTFTCGLAFLAGFSTVKEAMANPAFNHLISALMLQEIAPAITDEGLTLEMAKDFALKVLDRYRNPHIDHQWISITMQYSSKMKMRNIPVLLKHYERNGNVPELMAAGFAAHLLFMRSTKEGEAYYGTSFGKKYLVNDDHAAAYAEKWEKMEAPELVQSILSDADFWGADLTSLPGFAEAVTNFLNQLLDQGAKQLIARFQSDSMIA, from the coding sequence ATGAATCTGTCAAGGCAAACGATTGTAAGTATTACTTCGCCCGAAGTGAATGTTCCGGCACCGTCTTATTTTGACCTGCCCGAGAAAGTTTTGCAGTTCGGCACCGGCGTTCTGTTGCGCGGATTGCCGGATTTTTTTATTGATAAAGCCAACAAACAAGGCATCTTCAACGGGCGTGTGGTAGTAGTGAAAAGCACGCGGGGTGGGGATTCCGATGCCTTTGCCCAACAGGACGGCATGTTCACGCTTTGTGTTCGTGGCGTGGAGAATGGAGAAACCATTTCCGAAAATATAGTGAATGCCAGCATCAGCCGCATGCTCTCTGCGCGGTTCGACTGGCCCAAAATACTGGAATGCGCACAGAACCCGGATATGGAGATCGTGGTCAGCAATACCACGGAAGTAGGTATCGAACTGGTGCTGGAGGATACACGCGCCACACCGCCCGGCTCCTTCCCCGGAAAACTCCTGGCCTTCCTCTATGCCCGTTACAAAGCTTTCAACGGAGATCCCAATAAAGGTATGGTGATCATTCCCACTGAACTGATCCCGGATAATGGCACCAGGCTCAAAAAGATCTGCCAGCAACTGGCTGTGTTCAACGACCTGCCTTCTCCCTTCATGAAATGGCTGGATGAATGCAATGATTTCTGCAATTCGCTCGTAGACCGCATTGTGCCCGGTAAACTGCCTGCCCTGGAACAGCAGGAAATGGAAAAAGCTACCGGTTACAAGGATGCGCTCATGATAAAATCTGAAGTCTATCGTTTATGGGCAATCGAATCCGGTTCTGAAAGAGTGAAGCATATTCTTTCTTTCCGCGAAGCGGATCCGGGTGTGGTGATAGCTCCGGACATCAACGTGTTCCGTGAGCTCAAGCTCCGTCTGCTCAACGGTTCGCATACTTTCACCTGCGGCCTCGCTTTCCTTGCAGGCTTCAGCACAGTAAAGGAAGCAATGGCCAATCCTGCTTTCAACCATTTGATCAGTGCCCTCATGCTGCAGGAGATCGCTCCGGCCATCACTGATGAAGGACTTACACTGGAAATGGCTAAAGATTTTGCACTGAAAGTGCTGGACCGCTATCGCAATCCGCATATCGATCATCAATGGATCAGCATCACCATGCAATACTCTTCCAAAATGAAGATGCGCAATATACCTGTGCTGCTGAAACATTATGAACGCAATGGAAATGTGCCTGAGTTGATGGCTGCCGGCTTTGCCGCTCATCTGCTTTTCATGAGAAGCACTAAAGAGGGAGAAGCATATTATGGAACCAGCTTTGGAAAGAAATACCTGGTGAACGATGATCACGCTGCCGCCTATGCGGAGAAATGGGAGAAAATGGAAGCGCCTGAACTGGTGCAATCCATATTGAGCGACGCTGATTTCTGGGGTGCAGACCTTACCAGCCTGCCCGGATTTGCAGAAGCTGTTACCAATTTTCTGAACCAGTTACTGGATCAGGGAGCGAAGCAACTCATCGCTCGTTTTCAGTCGGACAGCATGATTGCCTAA